The following coding sequences are from one Aeromicrobium duanguangcaii window:
- a CDS encoding HNH endonuclease family protein, translating into MRIRAAILALLFVPLSGCELLEQASDPFDDAAAVAPAPSYSPTTAREQLPTLRVAERRPADVPDYSRREFGTAWKDVDGNGCNQRDDVLLRDAVPGTTVVQVQRSCPHDVLAGTWVDPYSGKHLTFTDLKDQRQAQAIQIDHVVPLAEAWVSGAHAWSAERRVRFANDLEVLLASDGPTNASKGSSDPAAWRPKAPFQCSYATHWIDVKHRWELAVDRSEARALSEMLETCDPS; encoded by the coding sequence GTGAGAATCCGAGCTGCGATCCTCGCCCTGCTGTTCGTGCCGCTCTCCGGCTGCGAGCTGCTCGAGCAGGCGAGTGACCCCTTCGACGATGCCGCCGCGGTGGCGCCGGCCCCGTCGTACTCGCCCACGACCGCGCGCGAGCAGCTGCCGACGCTGCGGGTCGCGGAGCGGCGTCCCGCCGACGTTCCGGACTACTCTCGGCGCGAGTTCGGCACCGCGTGGAAGGACGTCGACGGCAACGGCTGCAACCAGCGCGACGACGTGCTGCTGCGCGACGCCGTACCCGGCACGACCGTGGTCCAGGTCCAGCGCTCCTGCCCGCACGACGTGCTGGCGGGCACGTGGGTCGACCCCTACAGCGGCAAGCACCTCACCTTCACCGACCTCAAGGACCAGCGGCAGGCCCAGGCGATCCAGATCGATCACGTGGTCCCCCTCGCCGAGGCCTGGGTCTCCGGTGCTCACGCGTGGTCGGCCGAGCGCCGCGTGCGGTTCGCCAACGACCTCGAGGTCCTGCTCGCGTCCGATGGCCCGACCAACGCCTCGAAGGGGTCCAGCGACCCCGCGGCGTGGCGGCCCAAGGCGCCGTTCCAGTGCTCCTACGCGACCCACTGGATCGACGTGAAGCACCGCTGGGAGCTGGCGGTCGACCGCAGCGAGGCGCGCGCCCTCAGCGAGATGCTGGAGACGTGCGACCCGAGCTAG
- a CDS encoding NADPH-dependent FMN reductase produces the protein MSHSRTHRPVRTAVVVGNPKPESRTLSAATYVARELTGSEPDLVIDLATLGAEVLDHGSARVAELVGLVGRADLVVVASPTYKGTYTGLLKVFLDRFAGGTGLRGLAVPLLLGAGSQHALASELTLRPVLTELGATVLGRGLFVLDTQYEEPAAYAPWLEEVRPMAQALLQAVA, from the coding sequence ATGAGTCACTCCCGCACACATCGCCCGGTCCGCACCGCGGTCGTCGTCGGCAACCCGAAGCCCGAGTCACGCACGCTGTCCGCCGCCACGTACGTCGCCCGTGAGCTGACCGGATCCGAGCCGGACCTGGTCATCGACCTGGCGACCCTCGGGGCGGAGGTGCTCGACCACGGCTCGGCTCGGGTCGCCGAGCTGGTCGGGCTGGTCGGACGGGCCGACCTCGTCGTCGTGGCGTCGCCGACCTACAAGGGCACCTACACCGGCCTGCTCAAGGTGTTCCTCGACAGGTTCGCGGGCGGCACCGGCCTTCGAGGGCTGGCAGTGCCGTTGCTGCTCGGCGCGGGCTCGCAGCACGCCCTGGCGTCGGAACTGACGTTGCGACCGGTCCTCACCGAGCTGGGCGCGACCGTCCTGGGGAGGGGCCTGTTCGTCCTCGACACCCAGTACGAGGAGCCGGCGGCCTACGCCCCGTGGCTCGAGGAGGTCCGGCCGATGGCGCAGGCCCTGCTGCAGGCGGTCGCATGA
- a CDS encoding MBL fold metallo-hydrolase, translated as MTARIDHGVVSGTFSLDGETFDVDNNVWVVGDDSECIVIDAPHDVDAIMQIVGDRKVTAIVLTHAHDDHCRVAPELRERTGAPIWLNPDERPLWELTHTNVSWDRDLTDGTELTVGGTTLRAIHTPGHAPGATCLLAEDLGCVFTGDTLFQGGPGATGRSYSDADVIRESIAARLFTLPGETVVHTGHGDDTTIAAERDRA; from the coding sequence ATGACCGCGCGCATCGACCACGGCGTCGTCTCGGGCACCTTCAGCCTCGACGGCGAGACGTTCGACGTCGACAACAACGTCTGGGTCGTCGGTGACGACAGCGAGTGCATCGTCATCGACGCGCCGCACGACGTGGACGCGATCATGCAGATCGTCGGCGACCGCAAGGTCACCGCGATCGTGCTGACCCACGCCCACGACGACCACTGCCGGGTCGCGCCCGAGCTGCGCGAGCGGACCGGTGCGCCGATCTGGCTCAACCCCGACGAGCGCCCGCTGTGGGAGCTGACCCACACGAACGTGTCCTGGGACCGCGACCTCACGGACGGCACCGAGCTCACGGTCGGCGGCACGACCCTGCGTGCGATCCACACCCCGGGCCACGCGCCCGGCGCGACGTGCCTGCTGGCCGAGGACCTGGGCTGCGTCTTCACCGGCGACACGCTCTTCCAGGGTGGCCCCGGCGCCACGGGTCGCTCCTACAGCGACGCCGACGTCATCCGTGAGTCGATCGCCGCGCGTCTCTTCACCCTCCCGGGCGAGACCGTCGTGCACACCGGCCACGGTGACGACACCACGATCGCCGCGGAGCGCGACCGCGCCTGA
- a CDS encoding LysR family transcriptional regulator, whose protein sequence is MRLEQLEYVRAVGEHGSLRRAGEHLHVSLPALSEAVTKLERELGVTLLDRHRSGTRINGTGRELLPRILEVLDAADRLRAAARGESEFHRPVRVGSVYFGMTAIVLPAMLSHEIDHEHTTVDLRQLRHVEVRDGLRDGSLDFGLVSLLPGDDVPPDLEATELIHGRPVAVLPGNAALARQARVSVDDLRQEVFIGARPGYLMDRVARRVFGDSPPLKWHTADSADVSKQMVSSGIGVSLMPDFGLQGDPLEANGALAFRPIDDEETVIRLVMLRRRGGRPAPAARALFDHVARHAALHVNAPA, encoded by the coding sequence ATGCGCCTGGAGCAGCTGGAGTACGTCCGCGCCGTCGGTGAGCACGGCTCGCTGCGACGGGCCGGCGAGCACCTCCACGTGTCCCTGCCCGCGTTGAGCGAGGCGGTCACCAAGCTCGAGCGCGAGCTGGGCGTGACCCTGCTGGACCGGCACCGCTCCGGCACGCGCATCAACGGCACCGGGCGCGAGCTGCTGCCGCGGATCCTCGAGGTGCTGGACGCAGCCGACCGGCTGCGGGCCGCTGCTCGTGGCGAGTCCGAGTTCCACCGTCCGGTGCGCGTCGGCAGCGTGTACTTCGGCATGACGGCGATCGTGCTGCCGGCGATGCTCAGTCACGAGATCGACCACGAGCACACCACCGTCGATCTGCGCCAGCTGCGGCACGTGGAGGTGCGCGATGGCCTGCGGGACGGCTCCCTCGACTTCGGACTCGTCAGCCTGCTGCCCGGTGACGACGTCCCTCCCGATCTCGAGGCGACCGAGCTGATCCACGGGCGTCCCGTCGCCGTCCTGCCGGGGAACGCCGCCCTGGCCCGACAGGCGCGGGTGTCGGTCGACGACCTGCGCCAGGAGGTGTTCATCGGCGCCCGCCCGGGATATCTCATGGACCGCGTGGCCCGGCGGGTGTTCGGCGACTCGCCACCGCTGAAGTGGCACACCGCCGACAGCGCCGACGTCAGCAAGCAGATGGTGTCGTCCGGGATCGGGGTGTCCCTGATGCCTGACTTCGGCCTGCAGGGCGACCCGTTGGAGGCCAACGGCGCGCTCGCGTTCCGGCCGATCGACGACGAGGAGACCGTGATCCGGCTGGTCATGCTGCGCCGTCGCGGCGGGCGGCCGGCGCCGGCGGCTCGCGCCCTCTTCGACCACGTCGCCCGCCACGCCGCGCTGCACGTGAACGCCCCGGCCTGA
- a CDS encoding S-(hydroxymethyl)mycothiol dehydrogenase: MQQVKGVIARAKDAPVELVTINVPDPGPGEAVVKIQACGVCHTDLHYRQGGINDEFPFLLGHEASGIVEAVGDGVTEVAPGDFVVLNWRAVCGECRACKRGDLQYCFATHNAKQKMTLEDGTELSPALGIGAFIEKTLVAAGQCTKVDPEARPAAVGLLGCGVMAGIGAAINTGALTRGRSAAVIGCGGVGVAAVAGAALAGASPIIAVDIDPAKLEAARKMGATHTVDSSQVDPVEEIKRICAQTYEGAEGADVVIEAVGRPETWKQAFYARDLAGTVVLVGVPTPDMTVPELPLIDVFGRGGALKSSWYGDCLPSRDFPMLVDLYQQGRLDLDAFVTEEIGIEDVEAAFEKMHHGDVLRSVVVL, translated from the coding sequence GTGCAGCAGGTCAAGGGCGTCATCGCGCGAGCGAAGGACGCACCGGTCGAACTGGTCACCATCAACGTCCCCGATCCGGGTCCGGGCGAGGCCGTCGTGAAGATCCAGGCGTGCGGCGTCTGCCACACCGACCTGCACTACCGCCAGGGCGGCATCAACGACGAGTTCCCGTTCCTGCTCGGCCACGAGGCCTCCGGCATCGTCGAGGCCGTCGGCGACGGCGTCACCGAGGTCGCCCCGGGTGACTTCGTCGTCCTCAACTGGCGCGCCGTCTGCGGTGAGTGCCGCGCGTGCAAGCGCGGCGACCTGCAGTACTGCTTCGCCACGCACAACGCCAAGCAGAAGATGACGCTGGAGGACGGGACCGAGCTCTCCCCCGCCCTGGGTATCGGCGCGTTCATCGAGAAGACGCTCGTCGCCGCCGGCCAGTGCACGAAGGTCGACCCGGAGGCGCGTCCCGCCGCCGTCGGCCTGCTGGGCTGTGGGGTCATGGCCGGCATCGGTGCCGCCATCAACACCGGCGCGCTGACCCGCGGGCGCTCCGCGGCCGTCATCGGCTGCGGCGGCGTGGGGGTCGCCGCCGTCGCGGGTGCGGCTCTCGCGGGCGCCAGCCCGATCATCGCGGTCGACATCGACCCGGCGAAGCTCGAGGCCGCACGGAAGATGGGCGCGACCCACACCGTCGACTCCTCGCAGGTCGATCCGGTCGAGGAGATCAAGCGGATCTGCGCGCAGACCTACGAGGGCGCCGAGGGCGCCGACGTGGTCATCGAGGCCGTCGGCCGACCCGAGACCTGGAAGCAGGCGTTCTACGCCCGCGACCTCGCCGGCACGGTCGTCCTCGTCGGCGTGCCGACCCCGGACATGACGGTGCCCGAGCTGCCCCTGATCGACGTCTTCGGACGCGGTGGAGCGCTCAAGTCCAGCTGGTACGGCGACTGCCTGCCCAGCCGCGACTTCCCGATGCTCGTCGACCTGTACCAGCAGGGCCGGCTCGACCTGGACGCCTTCGTCACCGAGGAGATCGGCATCGAGGACGTCGAGGCGGCCTTCGAGAAGATGCACCACGGCGACGTGCTGCGCTCGGTGGTGGTGCTCTGA
- a CDS encoding FMN-dependent NADH-azoreductase, whose translation MTLLRVDASIQGEMSASGALADLVVDEFVASHPGVPIVRRHLGQHPLPADVWATAHAAGFTPEDERSEHQREALAIAEEVAGELRQATAVVLALPLYNFGISQHAKTWIDVALAGGPQGTRLLEGKPTVLVTTRGGAYGPGTPREGWDHNTDFLRQILVDIWGADLTVVEREFTLVGVNPALDEFTEMATQMRKSAEEAAVEAGAALAARRAA comes from the coding sequence ATGACCCTGCTCCGTGTCGACGCCAGCATCCAGGGCGAGATGTCCGCCAGCGGCGCGCTGGCCGATCTCGTCGTCGACGAATTCGTCGCCAGCCATCCGGGCGTGCCGATCGTGCGGCGCCACCTGGGACAACACCCGCTGCCCGCCGACGTCTGGGCCACGGCTCACGCCGCCGGGTTCACGCCCGAGGACGAGCGCAGCGAGCACCAGCGCGAGGCCCTGGCGATCGCCGAGGAGGTCGCGGGGGAGCTGCGCCAGGCCACGGCCGTCGTCCTCGCGCTGCCGCTGTACAACTTCGGCATCTCCCAGCACGCCAAGACGTGGATCGACGTCGCCCTCGCGGGCGGCCCTCAAGGCACGCGACTGCTCGAGGGCAAGCCCACGGTCCTGGTGACCACGCGCGGCGGCGCCTACGGCCCGGGGACCCCGCGCGAGGGGTGGGACCACAACACCGACTTCCTCCGGCAGATCCTCGTGGACATCTGGGGCGCGGACCTGACCGTGGTCGAGCGCGAGTTCACGCTCGTGGGCGTCAACCCGGCGCTGGACGAGTTCACCGAGATGGCGACCCAGATGCGCAAGAGCGCCGAGGAGGCGGCGGTCGAGGCCGGCGCCGCTCTCGCCGCCCGCCGCGCGGCCTGA
- a CDS encoding flavin reductase family protein — MTAAFPTNQDLDPQRLRSAFGNFPTGVVAVAAEVDGVPVGLAASSFTSVSLDPPLVSINLAATSKTWPDLRRAVKLGVTVLASHHGPLCRQLAGAVGQRFTGVDYSVSPEGSIFIDDGMATFDTTIHREVPAGDHILVLLELHAVEHRSDGGPLLFHRSVFGQLAAAE, encoded by the coding sequence ATGACGGCCGCGTTCCCGACCAACCAGGACCTCGACCCCCAAAGGCTCCGCTCGGCCTTCGGCAACTTCCCGACGGGGGTCGTGGCGGTGGCGGCCGAGGTCGACGGGGTGCCCGTCGGCCTGGCCGCCAGCAGCTTCACGAGCGTGAGCCTCGACCCGCCGCTGGTGTCGATCAACCTCGCCGCGACGTCCAAGACCTGGCCCGACCTGCGGCGCGCGGTCAAGCTCGGGGTGACGGTGCTCGCCAGCCACCACGGCCCACTGTGCCGGCAGCTGGCCGGGGCGGTCGGGCAGCGGTTCACGGGCGTCGACTACAGCGTCAGCCCCGAGGGGTCGATCTTCATCGACGACGGGATGGCCACGTTCGACACGACGATCCATCGCGAGGTGCCGGCCGGCGATCACATCCTGGTGCTGCTGGAGCTCCACGCCGTCGAACACCGGTCGGACGGGGGACCGCTGCTGTTCCACCGCAGCGTGTTCGGCCAGTTGGCGGCTGCCGAGTGA
- a CDS encoding LLM class flavin-dependent oxidoreductase translates to MVHERLIRLGVELDGRGDPAEAVELAATAERVGYDLVVAADAGEGFGDAWTTLSWVAGRTERIALAALTDDATRPSTVLARSTAGLDLLSGGRVTLGLSGDDPAAVADAVAVVRRMWDPLAPAVHREGHHRVRGAEPGPAPAHEVPVWVSGDDPGLVEVAGGVGDGWVGRLGPEEGTEPLLERLDALRRHADEAGRDVRELRRVVRAFDRESFTAQQWVECLRPLAEHGVTTFVLRVGEWAPVERLEWFADEVAPALEESARRAVEAGLVADRPLRRSVVRAQRRPGIDYDGLPDSLVGTAVEPGDLGYSGVRSTYLRGGRPGLVLRPQTVAEVVDAVAFARRHRDVPLGVRSGGHGISGRSTNDGGLVIDVGALNRIEVIDEARRLVRIGPGARWKQVARALQPHGWALSSGDYGGVGVGGLATAGGIGFLGRKHGLTIDHLRAVEMVLADGSVVRATEQENAELFWAARGAGANFGIATAFEFVVDEVPAVGWAQLGFDVADPAAFLADFGRVTTAAPRETTPFLVFGRSGMAHVMAMVDSDDPDVIWSQLQPFAQIAPMVQQQVVIAPYADVMDMYPDAPHQAAGEPIARSGLVDDLTPEVAAASARLMNTGAVHFFQIRSIGGAVSDVAPDATAFAHRRARFQITAMGADDASLDRAWNHLSPYLNGTYLSFDTRTGPEQVAEAFPAATLDRLRSLNRELDPTTLFRDNFNVAAPLTAGSAT, encoded by the coding sequence ATGGTGCACGAACGCCTGATCCGCCTCGGCGTCGAGCTCGACGGGCGGGGCGATCCCGCCGAGGCCGTCGAACTGGCCGCCACCGCCGAGCGCGTGGGCTACGACCTCGTCGTCGCCGCCGACGCAGGCGAGGGGTTCGGTGATGCGTGGACGACGTTGAGTTGGGTCGCGGGCCGGACCGAGCGCATCGCCCTGGCCGCCCTGACCGACGACGCCACGCGGCCGTCGACGGTGCTGGCCAGGTCGACCGCGGGTCTCGACCTGCTGTCGGGCGGGCGAGTGACCCTCGGGTTGTCGGGCGACGACCCGGCGGCGGTGGCCGACGCGGTCGCCGTCGTGCGTCGCATGTGGGACCCGCTCGCGCCGGCGGTCCATCGCGAGGGCCACCATCGCGTGCGCGGGGCCGAGCCCGGTCCCGCGCCGGCGCACGAGGTCCCGGTGTGGGTGAGCGGGGATGACCCCGGCCTGGTCGAGGTCGCCGGTGGTGTGGGCGACGGGTGGGTCGGACGCCTCGGCCCGGAGGAGGGCACCGAGCCGCTGCTCGAACGGCTCGACGCCCTGCGTCGGCACGCCGACGAGGCCGGCCGGGACGTCCGCGAGCTCCGTCGCGTCGTCAGGGCGTTCGACCGGGAGTCGTTCACCGCTCAGCAGTGGGTCGAGTGCCTGCGGCCGCTCGCCGAGCACGGGGTCACGACCTTCGTGCTGCGCGTGGGCGAGTGGGCGCCGGTCGAGCGACTCGAGTGGTTCGCGGACGAGGTCGCGCCCGCCCTGGAGGAGTCGGCTCGCCGAGCGGTCGAGGCGGGGCTCGTGGCCGATCGTCCCCTCCGTCGGTCCGTCGTTCGTGCCCAGCGCCGTCCCGGCATCGACTACGACGGGCTGCCCGACTCCCTGGTCGGAACGGCCGTGGAGCCCGGCGACCTCGGCTACTCGGGCGTGCGCTCGACGTACCTGCGTGGTGGTCGGCCGGGCCTCGTGCTGCGTCCGCAGACCGTGGCCGAGGTCGTCGACGCCGTGGCCTTCGCCCGGCGCCACCGCGACGTGCCCCTGGGCGTCCGCAGCGGCGGACACGGGATCAGCGGGCGGTCGACCAACGACGGGGGTCTGGTGATCGACGTCGGCGCCCTGAACCGGATCGAGGTCATCGACGAGGCCAGGCGTCTCGTCCGGATCGGGCCGGGCGCGCGGTGGAAGCAGGTCGCGCGGGCGCTACAGCCGCACGGCTGGGCGCTGAGCTCGGGCGACTACGGGGGCGTCGGTGTGGGCGGCCTGGCCACGGCCGGGGGCATCGGCTTCCTCGGGCGCAAGCACGGTCTGACGATCGATCACCTGCGTGCGGTCGAGATGGTGCTCGCGGACGGCTCCGTCGTGCGCGCCACCGAGCAGGAGAACGCCGAGCTGTTCTGGGCCGCCCGCGGCGCCGGGGCCAACTTCGGCATCGCCACGGCGTTCGAGTTCGTCGTCGACGAGGTCCCCGCGGTCGGCTGGGCCCAGCTGGGATTCGACGTCGCCGACCCGGCGGCGTTCCTGGCCGACTTCGGTCGCGTGACGACCGCGGCGCCACGCGAGACGACGCCGTTCCTGGTCTTCGGCAGGTCCGGGATGGCGCACGTGATGGCGATGGTGGACTCCGACGATCCCGACGTCATCTGGTCGCAGCTGCAGCCGTTCGCGCAGATCGCGCCGATGGTCCAGCAGCAGGTCGTGATCGCCCCGTACGCCGACGTGATGGACATGTACCCCGACGCGCCGCACCAGGCCGCGGGCGAGCCGATCGCGCGGTCGGGACTCGTCGACGACCTCACGCCCGAGGTCGCGGCCGCGAGCGCGCGGCTGATGAACACCGGCGCCGTCCACTTCTTCCAGATCCGCAGCATCGGCGGTGCGGTGTCCGACGTCGCCCCCGACGCGACGGCCTTCGCCCACCGCCGGGCACGGTTCCAGATCACGGCCATGGGCGCCGACGACGCGTCGCTCGATCGCGCCTGGAACCACCTGAGCCCGTACCTGAACGGGACCTATCTCAGCTTCGACACCCGCACCGGACCCGAACAGGTCGCCGAGGCGTTCCCTGCGGCGACCCTCGACCGGCTGCGATCCTTGAACCGCGAACTCGACCCCACCACCCTGTTCCGCGACAACTTCAACGTCGCGGCACCCCTCACCGCCGGGAGCGCCACATGA
- a CDS encoding MarR family winged helix-turn-helix transcriptional regulator, protein MTTEIPDNPTADEVVPWLSEEQQDHWRALVDLLAVLPPAMDAQLKRDAGVNQYEYQVLAALSAGPDRTLGLSDLATHARCSLSRLSHALTRLERDGWVERFSASESGARRMRARLTDVGMAELEAIAPGHVREARRLVVDVLTPEQFAALAEAARAITAAALDPESATCREITDC, encoded by the coding sequence GTGACCACTGAGATTCCGGACAATCCGACGGCCGACGAGGTCGTTCCCTGGCTGTCGGAGGAACAGCAGGACCACTGGCGCGCCCTGGTCGACCTGCTGGCGGTCCTCCCCCCGGCGATGGACGCCCAGCTCAAGCGCGACGCCGGAGTGAACCAGTACGAGTACCAGGTGCTGGCCGCGCTGTCCGCGGGGCCCGACCGCACGCTCGGGCTCTCCGACCTGGCCACCCACGCCCGCTGCTCGCTCTCGCGGCTCTCCCACGCGCTCACGCGGCTCGAGAGGGACGGCTGGGTCGAGCGATTCAGTGCGAGCGAATCGGGCGCGCGACGGATGCGCGCGCGACTCACCGACGTCGGCATGGCCGAACTCGAGGCGATCGCCCCCGGCCACGTCCGCGAGGCTCGTCGGCTCGTCGTCGACGTGCTCACTCCCGAGCAGTTCGCCGCCCTCGCCGAGGCCGCGCGAGCGATCACCGCCGCCGCGCTGGACCCCGAAAGCGCGACCTGCCGGGAGATCACCGACTGCTGA
- a CDS encoding LLM class flavin-dependent oxidoreductase, producing the protein MTDYGHELLFGTFVTPTNHPPHQAVEQAVVADRAGLDLVTFQDHPYVARFHDTWTLIAYAAARTERIHLTANVTNLPLRPPAVLARSVATADLLSGGRIELGLGAGGFWDPVEAMGGPRRTPGESIVALGEAIEIIRGIWDTETRGGLSYEGKHYVLTGAKRGPAPAHQPGIWLGAYKPRILRLTGRLADGWLPSLAYLPGGVADLAEMNERIDGAAEGAGRSPRDVRRMLNIVGRFSTTSSGFLEGPPDQWVEELVDTTLTYGTTGFILASDDTATTELFAHEVAPAVREEVRKARASSGRTSPASR; encoded by the coding sequence ATGACCGACTACGGACACGAGCTGCTGTTCGGCACGTTCGTCACACCGACCAATCACCCACCGCACCAGGCCGTCGAGCAGGCGGTGGTGGCCGATCGCGCGGGACTCGATCTGGTGACCTTCCAGGACCATCCGTACGTCGCGCGGTTCCACGACACGTGGACGCTGATCGCCTACGCCGCCGCCCGCACCGAGCGCATCCACCTGACGGCCAACGTCACCAACCTGCCGTTGCGTCCGCCGGCGGTCCTGGCCCGCAGCGTCGCGACGGCGGACCTGTTGTCCGGTGGGCGGATCGAGCTGGGTCTCGGCGCCGGCGGCTTCTGGGACCCGGTCGAGGCCATGGGCGGCCCGCGGCGCACCCCCGGCGAGTCGATCGTCGCGTTGGGGGAGGCCATCGAGATCATCCGCGGGATCTGGGACACCGAGACGCGCGGGGGCCTGAGCTACGAGGGGAAGCACTACGTCCTCACGGGCGCCAAGCGCGGCCCTGCGCCGGCGCACCAGCCCGGCATCTGGCTCGGCGCCTACAAGCCGCGCATCCTGCGGCTGACCGGCCGGCTCGCCGACGGGTGGCTGCCGTCGCTGGCGTACCTCCCCGGCGGCGTCGCCGACCTCGCCGAGATGAACGAGCGCATCGACGGCGCGGCCGAGGGCGCGGGCCGGAGCCCACGCGACGTGCGGCGGATGCTCAACATCGTGGGACGCTTCAGCACGACCAGCAGCGGGTTCCTCGAGGGACCGCCCGACCAGTGGGTCGAGGAGCTCGTCGACACCACGCTGACCTACGGGACGACCGGGTTCATCCTGGCCTCGGACGACACGGCCACCACCGAGCTGTTCGCCCACGAGGTGGCTCCGGCCGTCCGCGAGGAGGTCCGCAAGGCGCGGGCTAGCTCGGGTCGCACGTCTCCAGCATCTCGCTGA
- a CDS encoding FAD/NAD(P)-binding protein translates to MNTPSARPTVVVVGGGAAGSLAALHLAREATDGVDLVVIDPAEDLGTGTAFGTTDPTHLLNVPASGMSALPDDPGHFARWRAATTGDEVDPHEFAPRAAWGRYLADTLSSALADAGSRVTLRHVRRRAVGVEHDTHGVTVTLDDDSTVTGQALVIGTGLPVPSVAWAPPALRDSERFLPDPWAPGMLERVRHDVASLPDVLVVGTGLTMVDIVSTVTTNARSDRFVHAVSRSGELPRRHADGPQAPAVPDISEWGHALDAIVSHVRAHLTSAERLTGDWRPGVDGLRHLVQDLWGRLDEADRVTFLRDHAGEWNRVRHRIPSPSARRIDDLHVGGRLATYAAQVTDAEVLDNGLRVHLSDGSVRDVGWVVNATGPDTDVRNLHDPLLDDLLRPRPDGSLAVTATAGMGFRTRGGRLVGSSGHPQAPIWVLGALRRGELWESTAVPDIRNQALATAEAVLSASTSGAVTEDVTP, encoded by the coding sequence ATGAACACCCCGTCCGCCCGTCCCACCGTGGTCGTCGTCGGTGGCGGCGCCGCCGGCTCGCTGGCGGCCTTGCACCTCGCGCGCGAGGCGACGGACGGCGTGGACCTGGTCGTGATCGACCCGGCCGAGGACCTCGGCACCGGCACGGCGTTCGGCACGACCGACCCGACCCACCTGCTCAACGTCCCGGCATCGGGCATGAGCGCCCTCCCCGACGACCCCGGCCACTTCGCCCGGTGGCGCGCGGCGACGACGGGCGACGAGGTCGACCCGCACGAGTTCGCACCTCGCGCCGCCTGGGGTCGCTATCTCGCCGACACGCTCTCGAGCGCCCTGGCGGACGCCGGCTCGCGGGTGACCCTGCGTCACGTGCGCCGACGCGCGGTCGGGGTGGAGCACGACACGCACGGCGTCACGGTGACCCTCGACGACGACAGCACCGTCACGGGGCAGGCTCTCGTCATCGGCACGGGACTGCCCGTCCCCTCGGTCGCGTGGGCGCCCCCGGCCCTGCGTGACAGCGAGCGCTTCCTGCCCGACCCGTGGGCCCCGGGGATGCTGGAGCGGGTGCGCCATGACGTCGCGTCCCTGCCCGACGTCCTCGTCGTGGGCACGGGCCTGACGATGGTCGACATCGTCTCGACCGTCACGACGAACGCCCGCAGCGATCGCTTCGTCCATGCCGTGAGCCGCAGTGGTGAGCTCCCCCGCCGCCATGCCGACGGCCCGCAGGCGCCCGCCGTCCCGGACATCAGCGAGTGGGGCCACGCGCTCGACGCCATCGTGTCCCACGTGCGGGCACACCTGACCTCCGCCGAGCGACTCACCGGCGACTGGCGCCCGGGCGTCGACGGCCTGCGCCACCTCGTGCAGGACCTCTGGGGACGGCTCGACGAGGCCGACCGAGTGACGTTCCTGCGCGACCACGCCGGCGAGTGGAACCGGGTCCGCCACCGCATCCCCTCACCCAGCGCACGCCGCATCGACGACCTGCACGTCGGCGGCCGGCTGGCGACCTACGCGGCCCAGGTGACGGACGCCGAGGTCCTGGACAACGGCCTGCGCGTGCACCTCTCGGACGGAAGCGTGCGCGACGTCGGATGGGTCGTGAACGCCACGGGCCCGGACACCGACGTCCGCAATCTCCACGACCCGCTGCTCGACGACCTGCTGCGGCCGCGGCCCGACGGCAGTCTCGCGGTCACCGCCACGGCGGGCATGGGCTTTCGCACGCGGGGCGGCCGCCTCGTCGGCTCGTCCGGTCACCCGCAGGCGCCGATCTGGGTCCTGGGCGCGCTGCGTCGCGGCGAGCTGTGGGAGTCGACGGCCGTCCCCGACATCCGCAACCAGGCGCTCGCGACCGCCGAGGCGGTACTGTCGGCCAGCACGTCCGGAGCCGTGACCGAGGACGTCACGCCCTAG